A genomic stretch from Qipengyuania pelagi includes:
- a CDS encoding TonB family protein, with protein sequence MRTLILTLLCVAPLSASPLAAADTLSLAPSSKWVLEYEKERCRIGRFFGEGDERTVLFFEQYAPDAELRWIVAGKPLRKLQKNSQASWRYGSAGEWTPLSVRGMSLDGHGNALASDGEVETDRTDRPQPAIDDNGRERGLPRLDPDRVDGLASLEIDAPRVGTIALETGQLAPLYRSMNACMDDLVASWGVDMERQAERAVAPRLTNAPVIERILIDKYPQRALRNGEQADLHLRIMVDASGAVTDCVVTNMTVAESFGDAACTDVKKRAIFEPAMDEAGRPMASFYTTRLRYTMRAGPDYTWPGQS encoded by the coding sequence ATGCGGACTCTAATTCTGACGCTGCTCTGCGTCGCTCCCCTTTCGGCATCGCCCCTTGCGGCGGCGGATACGCTTTCGCTCGCCCCGTCGAGCAAATGGGTGCTCGAATACGAAAAGGAGCGCTGTCGCATCGGTCGCTTCTTCGGCGAAGGCGACGAGCGGACTGTGCTGTTCTTCGAACAATACGCGCCGGATGCCGAGCTGCGCTGGATCGTCGCGGGCAAGCCGCTGAGGAAATTGCAGAAGAATTCGCAAGCGTCGTGGCGATACGGTTCGGCCGGGGAATGGACGCCTCTCTCGGTTCGCGGGATGTCCTTGGATGGGCATGGGAACGCGCTGGCCAGCGATGGCGAGGTCGAGACCGACAGGACCGACCGCCCGCAACCCGCCATCGACGATAATGGGCGGGAACGCGGCCTTCCCCGGCTCGACCCCGATCGGGTGGACGGGCTCGCCTCGCTGGAGATCGACGCGCCGAGAGTCGGCACGATCGCACTCGAAACGGGTCAGCTTGCGCCGCTCTATCGCTCGATGAATGCGTGCATGGACGATCTCGTTGCCTCGTGGGGCGTGGATATGGAGCGGCAGGCGGAACGCGCGGTCGCTCCCCGACTGACGAACGCGCCCGTGATAGAGCGCATTCTGATCGACAAATATCCGCAACGCGCGCTGCGCAATGGCGAACAGGCCGATCTGCACCTTCGCATCATGGTGGATGCGAGCGGTGCGGTGACGGATTGCGTGGTCACGAATATGACCGTCGCCGAAAGCTTCGGAGACGCGGCCTGCACGGACGTGAAAAAGCGCGCGATCTTCGAGCCTGCGATGGACGAGGCCGGGCGCCCCATGGCCTCGTTTTACACCACCCGGCTGCGCTACACGATGCGGGCCGGCCCGGACTATACCTGGCCCGGCCAATCCTGA
- a CDS encoding DUF445 domain-containing protein produces the protein MRWTATGLLVLMAVVFVLSGRYLDAHPAWGFVHAFAEAAMVGGLADWFAVTALFRHPLGLPIPHTAIIPENKDRIADTMAGFLRENFLTAQVVARRMGVMNLAGAVGSYLSDPAATRDSRIRAGAGELVVEVLESLDPERLGTQVRAGLAAQLEKLEIAPLIGGMLDAMIADGRHKPLIDKIIRWAGLVLEDNEELVRDMVSKRANAVLRFTGLDERLATSMIDGLYKLLAEVLVDPQHPLRNKIEEGLQDLAHGLRHDAEMQARVERMKTELIHNPAVGEWWQGVWERVRARLIDSIRQSGETGGYIGETLAELGAALRDDPRLQQQINRFARRTAVGVATRYGDQIVQLVSETVRRWDARTLTDRVEGAVGRDLQFIRINGTLVGGLVGVTIHLVSGLF, from the coding sequence ATGCGCTGGACCGCGACCGGGCTGCTTGTCCTGATGGCGGTGGTTTTCGTGCTGTCGGGCCGCTATCTCGACGCGCATCCGGCCTGGGGCTTCGTCCACGCTTTCGCCGAAGCGGCGATGGTGGGGGGGCTGGCCGACTGGTTCGCGGTGACTGCCCTGTTCCGCCATCCGCTCGGGCTGCCGATCCCGCACACCGCGATCATTCCCGAAAACAAGGACCGCATCGCCGACACCATGGCGGGCTTCCTGCGCGAGAACTTCCTCACCGCGCAGGTCGTCGCGCGCCGCATGGGGGTGATGAACCTTGCGGGCGCGGTGGGAAGCTACCTCTCCGATCCGGCGGCGACGCGCGATTCGCGCATTCGGGCAGGCGCGGGCGAGCTGGTCGTGGAAGTGCTCGAATCGCTCGATCCAGAGCGTCTGGGCACGCAGGTGCGCGCAGGGCTGGCCGCGCAGCTCGAAAAGCTCGAGATCGCGCCGCTGATCGGCGGAATGCTCGACGCGATGATCGCCGACGGTCGCCACAAGCCGCTGATCGACAAGATCATCCGCTGGGCGGGCCTCGTCCTCGAAGACAATGAGGAATTGGTGCGCGACATGGTCTCGAAGCGCGCCAATGCGGTGCTGCGCTTCACCGGCCTCGACGAGAGATTGGCGACATCGATGATCGACGGTCTCTACAAGCTGCTGGCCGAGGTGCTGGTCGATCCCCAGCATCCGCTTCGCAACAAGATCGAGGAGGGCTTGCAGGATCTCGCCCATGGCCTGCGCCACGATGCCGAAATGCAGGCGCGCGTGGAGCGGATGAAGACCGAGCTGATCCACAATCCGGCGGTCGGCGAATGGTGGCAGGGCGTGTGGGAGCGCGTGCGTGCGCGGCTGATCGACAGCATCCGCCAATCGGGCGAGACCGGCGGCTATATCGGCGAGACGCTGGCGGAACTTGGCGCGGCCCTACGCGACGATCCGCGGCTCCAGCAACAGATCAACCGCTTCGCGCGCCGCACGGCGGTGGGCGTGGCCACGCGCTATGGCGACCAGATCGTCCAGCTGGTGTCGGAAACCGTGCGCCGCTGGGACGCGCGCACTCTGACCGACCGGGTCGAAGGCGCGGTGGGCCGCGATCTCCAGTTCATCCGCATCAACGGCACGCTGGTCGGCGGGCTGGTGGGCGTGACGATCCACCTGGTGAGCGGATTGTTCTGA
- a CDS encoding efflux RND transporter permease subunit, which yields MNFRNISAWSIRNPVIPLVAFTALLLAGILSFAQMDVVNNPDVEFPAVSVSISQPGAAPTEIENQITQRVESAIRSINGVKSLNSTASEGNSNTFVEFEIGTDPNDAAVEVANAIDTIRGSLPDGILEPRVQKQEISGGFLAIYAVEADDMTIEQLSWFIDDTIAKRLLSVEGMAEVNRFAGVDREIEVILDLPRMQAYGITASQINQVLRQTNIDAAGGATEVGGTRQSVRVLGSTETAYELSQRQIQLGNGTSVRLADVATVRDGYSERTSISKVRDREVVNFGMSRAKGASDVTVFAAAEEEIAAIEAENPGIHFIPLFNTVEYTEEQYTSSMRAMIEGAILAVVVVFFFLRDWRATAISAVAIPLSAIPTFWFMDLLGFNLNTLSLLALGLVAGVLVDDAIVEIENIVRHMRMGKSAYQASIDAADEIGLPVVATSFCIVAVFLPVGLMPGIPGQFFKNFGITVVIAVLMSLAVARMITPMLAAYFLKAHGHAEHGEGRLMDRYMRVLHWSLDHDKAKRMRASYADVAARPFYYALSIIAALAAAFFVITTFFMADGGDMVLNFMFGMLSLLIAVPLAFFIGLLVTALIGGALGSLSNSGTGFLAWSKFMLKRLWARLFDHRVWMLGVGFAALMLTGLLFAITPSQFQPLTDSDNSRIEIEMVPGTTLETTERVADRVAALLYEQPEVEIALERVREGQATIYVTLKEDRDKKSVEFERDLAPTLAQIPDARVRFASQSGGFGSGRDITVMLAGSNPDLLEETAATLVEQMKGIDLLVAPRINADINRPELIIEPRPDLAAELGVTTAAISQTIRIATLGEIEQNAARFSLSDRQIPIRVKLPEQSRESLTTIENLPVQTRNGGSVPLARVADISFGSGPTTIQRYNQNRRVLVGADLGQGVIKGDAQKLIDQLPILQNLPQGVIRDVVGEDQWQQEMISSLIVAIVAGFFLVFAVLVLLYKRVMSPLVNMTSLLLAPLGGILLVWITGQPQSMPVYIGTLLLLGIVSKNSILLIDFAIEAMADGQRKFEAIMDAGHKRAQPIVMTTVAMTAGMVPVSLSGYIGSGDGASRAPMGTMVIGGLIMSTLLTLLIVPAGFSLADGIERRLGPWLRNRFLTYRPGDERRDERRDGGTGPETAPAE from the coding sequence ATGAATTTTCGCAATATCTCCGCCTGGTCGATCCGCAATCCGGTGATCCCCCTTGTGGCGTTCACCGCGCTGCTCCTCGCGGGGATCCTCAGCTTTGCGCAAATGGATGTCGTCAACAATCCCGACGTCGAATTTCCGGCGGTGAGCGTCTCGATCTCGCAACCGGGCGCCGCCCCGACCGAGATCGAGAACCAGATCACCCAGCGGGTGGAATCGGCGATCCGCTCGATCAACGGGGTCAAATCGCTCAATTCCACGGCGAGCGAGGGCAATTCCAACACTTTCGTCGAGTTCGAGATCGGCACCGATCCGAACGACGCGGCGGTCGAGGTCGCGAATGCGATCGACACCATCCGGGGCAGCCTGCCCGACGGGATCCTCGAACCGCGCGTGCAGAAGCAGGAGATTTCCGGCGGCTTCCTGGCGATCTACGCCGTCGAGGCCGACGACATGACGATCGAACAGTTGAGCTGGTTCATCGACGACACGATCGCCAAGCGGCTGCTGTCAGTCGAGGGCATGGCCGAGGTCAACCGCTTTGCCGGGGTCGATCGCGAGATCGAGGTGATCCTCGATCTGCCGCGAATGCAGGCCTATGGAATCACGGCGAGCCAGATCAATCAGGTGCTGCGCCAGACCAATATCGACGCGGCGGGCGGCGCGACCGAGGTCGGCGGCACGCGCCAGTCGGTGCGCGTCCTCGGCAGCACCGAAACCGCCTATGAACTGAGCCAGCGCCAGATCCAGCTCGGCAACGGCACCTCGGTGCGGCTGGCCGATGTCGCCACCGTGCGCGACGGCTATTCGGAGCGGACCTCGATCAGCAAGGTGCGCGATCGCGAGGTCGTCAATTTCGGCATGAGCCGCGCCAAGGGTGCGTCCGACGTCACCGTCTTCGCCGCCGCCGAAGAGGAAATCGCGGCGATCGAGGCGGAAAATCCCGGCATCCACTTCATCCCCCTGTTCAACACGGTCGAATACACCGAGGAACAATATACCAGCTCAATGCGCGCGATGATCGAAGGCGCGATCCTGGCGGTCGTGGTGGTGTTCTTCTTCCTGCGCGACTGGCGGGCGACCGCGATTTCCGCCGTGGCGATCCCCCTTTCCGCGATCCCGACCTTCTGGTTCATGGATCTGCTGGGCTTCAATCTGAACACGCTGTCCCTTCTCGCGCTGGGCCTCGTCGCGGGCGTGCTGGTCGACGATGCGATCGTGGAGATCGAGAACATCGTGCGCCATATGCGCATGGGCAAAAGCGCCTATCAGGCCAGTATCGACGCGGCCGACGAGATCGGCCTGCCGGTGGTGGCGACCAGCTTCTGCATCGTCGCGGTGTTCCTTCCCGTTGGCCTGATGCCGGGCATTCCGGGCCAGTTCTTCAAGAATTTCGGCATCACCGTCGTCATCGCGGTGCTGATGTCGCTCGCCGTCGCGCGCATGATCACGCCGATGCTGGCGGCCTATTTCCTCAAGGCGCACGGCCATGCCGAGCATGGCGAGGGCCGCCTGATGGACCGCTATATGCGCGTGCTCCACTGGTCGCTCGACCATGACAAGGCCAAGCGGATGCGCGCTTCCTATGCCGATGTGGCGGCGCGCCCGTTCTATTATGCGCTGTCGATAATCGCGGCGCTGGCGGCGGCCTTCTTCGTCATCACGACCTTCTTCATGGCCGATGGCGGGGACATGGTCCTGAATTTCATGTTCGGGATGCTGTCGCTGCTGATCGCGGTGCCGCTGGCATTCTTTATCGGGCTGCTCGTCACCGCGTTGATCGGCGGAGCGCTGGGATCGCTCAGCAATAGCGGAACGGGGTTCCTCGCCTGGAGCAAGTTCATGCTGAAGCGCCTGTGGGCGCGGCTTTTCGACCATCGGGTGTGGATGCTGGGCGTCGGTTTCGCCGCTCTTATGCTGACCGGCCTGCTGTTCGCCATCACCCCCTCGCAATTCCAGCCGCTGACCGATAGCGACAACAGCCGGATCGAGATCGAGATGGTGCCCGGCACCACGCTGGAGACGACCGAGCGGGTGGCCGATCGGGTCGCTGCGCTGCTCTACGAACAGCCCGAGGTCGAGATCGCGCTGGAACGCGTGCGCGAAGGGCAGGCCACGATCTACGTCACGCTGAAGGAAGATCGCGACAAGAAATCGGTCGAGTTCGAACGCGACCTCGCGCCGACATTGGCGCAGATTCCCGATGCGCGCGTGCGCTTCGCGTCGCAATCGGGCGGCTTCGGCAGCGGGCGCGACATCACGGTAATGCTCGCCGGGTCCAATCCCGACCTGCTCGAGGAAACCGCGGCGACGCTGGTCGAACAGATGAAGGGGATCGATCTCCTCGTCGCGCCGCGCATCAATGCCGACATCAACCGGCCCGAACTGATCATCGAACCGCGTCCCGACCTCGCCGCCGAACTCGGCGTGACGACGGCGGCGATCAGCCAGACGATCCGCATCGCGACTTTGGGCGAGATCGAGCAGAACGCCGCGCGCTTCTCCCTGTCGGATCGCCAGATCCCGATCCGGGTCAAACTGCCCGAACAATCGCGCGAATCGCTGACCACGATCGAGAACCTGCCCGTCCAGACCCGCAATGGCGGCAGCGTGCCGCTGGCGCGCGTTGCCGATATCAGCTTCGGTTCGGGGCCGACGACGATCCAGCGCTACAACCAGAACCGCCGCGTTCTGGTCGGCGCCGATCTCGGCCAGGGCGTCATCAAGGGCGATGCGCAGAAGCTGATCGACCAATTGCCGATCCTTCAGAATCTTCCGCAGGGCGTGATCCGCGATGTCGTGGGCGAGGACCAGTGGCAGCAGGAAATGATCAGCAGCCTGATCGTCGCCATCGTGGCCGGGTTCTTCCTCGTCTTCGCGGTGCTGGTCCTGCTCTACAAGCGCGTGATGAGCCCGCTGGTCAACATGACCTCGCTCCTGCTCGCGCCGCTGGGAGGGATTCTCCTCGTCTGGATCACCGGCCAGCCCCAATCGATGCCGGTCTATATCGGGACGCTGCTCTTGCTCGGGATCGTGTCCAAGAACTCGATCCTCCTTATCGATTTCGCGATCGAGGCGATGGCGGATGGCCAGCGCAAGTTCGAAGCGATCATGGATGCGGGCCACAAGCGCGCCCAACCGATCGTGATGACCACCGTCGCCATGACGGCGGGCATGGTTCCGGTGTCGCTGTCGGGCTATATCGGCTCGGGCGACGGCGCCTCGCGTGCGCCGATGGGGACGATGGTGATCGGCGGGCTGATCATGTCGACCCTCCTCACGCTGCTGATCGTGCCCGCGGGCTTCAGCCTCGCCGACGGGATCGAACGGCGGCTCGGCCCGTGGCTGCGCAATCGCTTCCTGACCTATCGTCCCGGAGACGAAAGACGCGATGAAAGACGCGATGGCGGAACCGGACCGGAGACTGCTCCTGCCGAGTGA
- a CDS encoding efflux RND transporter periplasmic adaptor subunit codes for MNYETTVKGSDSRPYQGEGDAPLDDTIVDDTADKGKSRRTLILIVLLILVAIAGFFAWRSFGADSAPVADRDSQLPTVTVIAPGQTTVEGTITATGTLAARRETPVGVVGEGGRVVSVAVEAGDWVRQGQVLATIDRSVQNQQVRSGRAQIEVARSEANLAQANLDRALQLVERGFVSKADVDRLTATRDGAVARLRVAEAQVGELQARNDRLNIVAPAAGLVLDRNVEPGAVVGAGSGALFVLARGGEMEMLASVGETQLASIGPGAPATVTPTGSDRSFTGRVWQVSPVIDAQNRQGTVRIALSYAEGLRPGGFATAELQSGTVVAPVLPESAVLSDDEGAYVYVVDSDNIAQIRRVETGMVTPQGIVIDSGLTGRERIVLRAGGFLTEGESVRPQLAR; via the coding sequence ATGAATTACGAAACCACCGTGAAGGGCTCCGACAGCCGACCGTATCAGGGCGAGGGCGATGCGCCGCTCGACGATACGATTGTTGACGACACTGCCGACAAGGGAAAGAGCCGGCGCACGCTGATCCTGATCGTCCTGCTGATCCTGGTCGCGATCGCGGGCTTTTTCGCCTGGCGCAGCTTCGGCGCGGACAGCGCGCCGGTGGCGGATCGCGATTCGCAATTGCCGACCGTCACTGTGATCGCGCCCGGCCAGACCACGGTCGAAGGCACGATCACCGCGACGGGTACGCTCGCCGCACGGCGCGAGACCCCGGTCGGCGTGGTCGGCGAAGGGGGCCGGGTGGTCTCCGTCGCGGTCGAAGCGGGCGACTGGGTGCGCCAGGGCCAGGTCCTCGCCACCATCGACCGTTCTGTCCAAAACCAGCAGGTCCGCAGCGGCCGCGCCCAGATCGAGGTCGCGCGCTCGGAAGCCAATCTCGCCCAGGCCAATCTCGATCGCGCGCTCCAACTGGTCGAGCGCGGCTTCGTGTCGAAAGCCGATGTCGACCGCCTGACCGCCACGCGCGACGGCGCGGTGGCGCGTCTCCGCGTCGCCGAAGCGCAGGTGGGCGAATTGCAGGCCCGGAACGACCGGCTGAACATCGTCGCGCCCGCAGCGGGCCTGGTGCTGGATCGCAATGTCGAACCCGGCGCCGTGGTCGGTGCGGGGTCGGGGGCGCTGTTTGTCCTCGCGCGCGGGGGCGAGATGGAAATGCTGGCTTCGGTCGGCGAAACCCAGCTCGCCAGCATCGGTCCGGGTGCCCCGGCCACGGTCACGCCGACCGGCTCGGACCGCTCCTTCACCGGCCGGGTCTGGCAGGTTTCGCCCGTGATCGACGCGCAGAACCGGCAGGGCACGGTGCGCATCGCCCTGTCCTATGCCGAAGGCCTGCGTCCCGGCGGCTTCGCCACCGCCGAATTGCAGAGCGGCACCGTGGTCGCCCCGGTCCTGCCCGAAAGCGCGGTCCTCTCGGATGACGAGGGCGCCTATGTCTATGTCGTCGATTCCGACAATATCGCGCAGATCCGCCGGGTCGAGACCGGCATGGTGACGCCGCAGGGGATCGTCATCGATAGCGGCCTGACCGGGCGCGAACGCATCGTGCTGCGCGCCGGGGGCTTCCTGACCGAGGGCGAAAGCGTTCGCCCGCAGCTGGCGCGCTGA
- a CDS encoding GlsB/YeaQ/YmgE family stress response membrane protein, translating to MGWIIALIVGGVAGWLASMVMNRDASMGIFWNIVVGCIGSVIGNAIAGPLLGVGGSVQEFSLTGLLIAIVGAIVLLAIVNLIQRGRVR from the coding sequence ATGGGTTGGATTATCGCTCTTATCGTCGGCGGCGTCGCAGGATGGCTCGCCAGCATGGTCATGAATCGCGATGCCTCGATGGGCATTTTCTGGAACATCGTCGTCGGCTGCATCGGCTCGGTCATCGGCAACGCCATCGCTGGCCCGCTGCTGGGCGTCGGCGGTAGTGTGCAGGAATTCTCGCTGACCGGCCTTCTCATCGCCATCGTCGGCGCGATCGTGCTGCTCGCGATCGTCAATCTGATCCAGCGCGGCCGCGTGCGGTAA
- a CDS encoding DUF1153 domain-containing protein, with translation MMQNQDIRPAQVIGPLGEPLTLADLPSPTTKRWVVRRKAEVVAAVNGGLLTIDEVLERYALTLEEFASWQRAVDRSGMQGLRVTRIQHYRDLYERQLKY, from the coding sequence ATGATGCAAAACCAGGATATCCGGCCGGCACAGGTCATTGGCCCGCTTGGCGAGCCGCTTACTCTGGCGGATCTTCCCTCGCCCACGACCAAACGCTGGGTCGTGCGGCGCAAGGCCGAAGTCGTCGCGGCGGTCAATGGCGGCCTGCTGACGATCGACGAGGTGCTGGAACGCTATGCCCTCACGCTCGAGGAATTCGCATCGTGGCAGCGCGCGGTCGACCGGTCGGGGATGCAGGGGCTTCGCGTCACGCGCATCCAGCACTATCGCGATCTCTACGAGCGCCAACTGAAATACTGA
- the mnmA gene encoding tRNA 2-thiouridine(34) synthase MnmA: MNAPFCALPTEPASGEIAPPLSPERAAALFDLPRAASECTIVVAMSGGVDSSVVAALAAASGARVIGITLQLYDYGAATGRKGACCAGDDIADARAVADRLGIAHYVHDHESAFREDVVESFADEYLAGRTPVPCIRCNMGPKFTDLFAMARELGADCLATGHYVRRVMGEAGPELHRAHDPARDQSYFLYATTESQLDYLRFPLGGLPKSEVRELAEAAGLRNAAKPDSQDICFVPDGDYASIVKKLRPEGGVAGKIVHAETGGTLGEHRGVVHYTVGQRRGLEIGGQPEPLYVVGIDADAREVRVGPKRLLAVGSARIVETNRIGPIPSGQLTAKVRSLAKPVPVTLDGPLGDDATVTIRFASPEYGVAPGQAAVLYHDERVVGGGWIDSTESA; encoded by the coding sequence ATGAACGCCCCCTTCTGTGCCCTGCCAACCGAGCCCGCCAGTGGCGAAATTGCGCCCCCGCTCTCGCCCGAACGCGCTGCCGCCCTGTTCGACCTGCCGCGCGCTGCCAGCGAGTGCACCATCGTGGTCGCGATGTCGGGCGGGGTCGACAGCTCGGTCGTCGCCGCGCTGGCGGCGGCGAGCGGCGCGCGCGTGATCGGGATCACCTTGCAGCTCTACGATTACGGCGCGGCGACGGGGCGCAAGGGGGCCTGCTGCGCGGGCGACGACATCGCCGATGCGCGCGCCGTGGCGGACCGGCTGGGCATCGCGCATTACGTCCACGATCACGAAAGCGCCTTTCGCGAGGATGTGGTCGAAAGCTTCGCCGACGAATACCTCGCCGGGCGGACGCCGGTGCCCTGTATCCGCTGCAATATGGGGCCGAAATTCACCGACCTGTTCGCAATGGCGCGCGAGCTTGGCGCGGACTGCCTCGCCACCGGCCATTACGTGCGCCGGGTGATGGGTGAGGCGGGGCCGGAATTGCACCGCGCGCACGATCCGGCGCGCGACCAGTCCTATTTCCTCTATGCGACGACGGAAAGCCAGCTCGACTATCTCCGCTTCCCGCTCGGCGGCCTGCCCAAGTCGGAAGTGCGCGAACTGGCCGAGGCAGCGGGCCTGCGCAACGCGGCCAAGCCCGACAGCCAGGACATCTGCTTCGTGCCCGACGGCGATTACGCCAGCATCGTCAAGAAGCTGCGCCCCGAAGGCGGCGTGGCGGGCAAGATCGTCCACGCCGAAACGGGCGGGACGCTGGGCGAGCACCGGGGCGTGGTCCATTACACGGTCGGCCAGCGCCGGGGCTTGGAAATCGGCGGTCAGCCCGAACCGCTCTATGTCGTCGGTATCGATGCGGACGCCCGCGAGGTCCGTGTCGGGCCGAAGCGCCTGCTCGCGGTCGGTTCGGCGCGGATCGTCGAGACCAACCGCATCGGCCCCATCCCGTCAGGGCAGTTGACCGCCAAGGTCCGCAGCCTCGCCAAGCCCGTTCCCGTGACGCTCGACGGCCCGCTCGGCGACGATGCGACCGTAACGATCCGCTTCGCCAGCCCCGAATACGGAGTCGCGCCCGGCCAGGCGGCGGTCCTCTATCACGATGAGCGCGTGGTCGGCGGCGGCTGGATCGATTCGACCGAATCTGCGTGA
- a CDS encoding serine hydrolase domain-containing protein: MLATTLASGLAGCGDAGPVGEPPLSEEALGAVMENPGAPTRQLARQVDDLFTMEGLGETRAVVLMHGGTIAAERYAPGYDKDTRFVSWSMAKTITAVMIGMLVADGRLRLDEPAPVPGWQRPGDPRSEITLRHLLQMRSGLDHTEAGPVPTESSEVRMLFLDGRDDMARWAEEQPLEAEPGSKFEYSSNTTVILADIAARALTDSDDPDIRRRAVATYLQARLFEPLGLTSIVPEFDAAGTLIGGSLMHATARDYARFGDFLRNKGSYRGTQLVPRAWVEKMVTPSPESAQYGFQTWLNRPVKGMTGAEHPLFPDRAPRSLFAMIGHMGQYVLISPSKKLTMVRLGHSDAAQRKAMLQQAADVIELYPES; this comes from the coding sequence ATGCTTGCCACAACCCTTGCCTCCGGCCTTGCGGGGTGCGGCGATGCCGGGCCGGTGGGTGAACCGCCGCTGAGCGAGGAAGCGCTTGGCGCGGTCATGGAAAATCCCGGTGCGCCGACCCGCCAGCTCGCCCGGCAGGTGGATGATCTGTTCACGATGGAGGGGCTGGGCGAAACCCGCGCGGTCGTCCTGATGCATGGCGGCACGATCGCGGCGGAACGCTATGCGCCCGGTTACGACAAGGACACGCGCTTCGTCAGCTGGTCGATGGCGAAGACGATCACGGCGGTGATGATCGGAATGCTGGTAGCCGATGGACGGCTGAGGCTGGACGAACCGGCGCCGGTTCCGGGCTGGCAGCGCCCCGGCGATCCGCGCAGCGAGATAACCCTTCGTCACCTCTTGCAGATGCGCTCGGGCCTCGATCACACCGAGGCGGGGCCGGTCCCCACCGAATCGAGCGAGGTCAGGATGCTGTTCCTCGACGGGCGCGACGACATGGCGCGCTGGGCGGAGGAGCAGCCTCTGGAGGCCGAGCCCGGATCGAAGTTCGAATATTCGAGCAATACCACCGTGATCCTCGCCGATATCGCCGCCCGCGCGCTGACCGACAGCGACGATCCCGATATCCGCCGCCGCGCCGTCGCCACCTATCTCCAGGCGCGGCTGTTCGAACCGCTGGGGTTGACGTCGATCGTGCCGGAATTCGACGCGGCGGGCACGCTGATCGGTGGCAGCCTGATGCACGCGACGGCGCGCGATTATGCCCGCTTCGGCGATTTTCTGCGCAACAAGGGCTCGTATCGCGGCACCCAGCTGGTCCCGCGCGCATGGGTCGAGAAGATGGTGACGCCGAGCCCGGAATCGGCCCAATACGGTTTTCAGACCTGGCTCAACCGACCGGTGAAGGGGATGACCGGGGCCGAGCATCCGCTCTTCCCAGATCGCGCGCCGCGTTCGCTGTTCGCGATGATCGGCCATATGGGCCAGTATGTCCTGATATCGCCGAGCAAGAAGCTGACCATGGTCCGGCTCGGCCATTCCGACGCAGCCCAGCGCAAGGCGATGCTGCAACAGGCCGCCGACGTGATCGAGCTCTATCCCGAAAGCTGA
- a CDS encoding PhzF family phenazine biosynthesis protein yields the protein MIRLPYWHVDAFADRAFTGNQAAVMPLDAWLDDATLLSIAEENNFAETAFLVKDDTGEADWELRWFTPAMEIRLCGHATLASGHVLLGRDGGNTVTFRTRKAGVLQVDRSESGYALALPAIRTEKSAWDEAAALLGGPVEEVWRNPDGYEVFLYPDENAIRALDPDFRGLKALGTNLFICTAPGTETDIVSRVFVPGGGIDEDPVTGGAHAVLTPFWAARLGRLELTAFQASARSGKMTCRLDGDRSVLSGDCVTVVEGTFLLPQE from the coding sequence ATGATCCGCCTGCCCTATTGGCATGTCGATGCCTTTGCCGACCGGGCTTTCACGGGCAATCAGGCGGCAGTGATGCCGCTGGACGCATGGCTGGACGACGCGACCCTGCTGTCGATCGCGGAAGAGAACAATTTCGCCGAGACCGCCTTTCTCGTGAAGGACGATACGGGCGAGGCGGACTGGGAATTGCGCTGGTTCACGCCGGCGATGGAAATCCGCCTGTGTGGCCATGCCACGCTGGCGAGCGGCCATGTCCTGCTCGGGCGGGACGGGGGGAATACCGTCACCTTCCGCACCCGCAAGGCGGGCGTGTTGCAAGTCGACCGCAGCGAATCGGGCTATGCGCTCGCCCTGCCCGCGATCCGCACCGAAAAATCCGCGTGGGACGAGGCGGCGGCGCTTCTTGGCGGCCCGGTCGAGGAAGTCTGGCGCAATCCCGATGGGTACGAAGTGTTCCTCTATCCCGACGAGAACGCGATCCGCGCGCTCGATCCCGACTTTCGCGGCCTCAAGGCGCTGGGCACCAATCTCTTCATCTGCACCGCGCCGGGCACTGAGACCGACATAGTCAGCCGCGTCTTCGTGCCCGGCGGCGGGATCGACGAAGATCCGGTCACCGGCGGCGCCCATGCGGTGTTGACGCCGTTCTGGGCCGCACGATTGGGACGCCTCGAACTCACGGCGTTTCAGGCCTCCGCCCGCAGCGGGAAGATGACCTGCCGTTTGGATGGCGACCGTTCCGTTCTGAGCGGCGACTGCGTCACCGTCGTCGAAGGGACCTTCCTGCTGCCACAGGAATAA